The nucleotide window GCCGGGGCGGGTAGATTGCTCCACTCGCCCCCGCGGAAACCCACCTGACCGAGGAAACCCGTCCATGCGTTCGCAGTCCGTGCTCGTCCGCGCGGTTCCGCTCCTGGCCGCCGCCATTGCCGCGGCGTGCAGCGGCGACGGCGGCACGAATCCGTCGCGCCTGACGCCGCAGGAGGTGCAGGGCGTCTACAACGTCTGCTCGCTGCGTTTCCAGCCCAGCAACGGCGCGCTTCCCGTGGCGGACCTGCTGGCCACCGTCATCAACCCCGCGCCGCCCGCGCCCAAGTCCGCGCCCTCGCTCACGCTGAGCGGGCAGGACGCCACCTACCAGCTGCTGTACACGCGCCGCAGCGACAGCTTCACGCAGGACCTGCGCGGCGGCGTGAGCTTCGGCGGGAGCGCGGTGTTCGCCAACCTGCCGGACGAGGGGACCAGCGAGGTGCGCCGCGAGCTCCTTCTTCCCGGCCAGCTCCAGCTGAGCTTCACCGAGGCCCCGCGCCGGCTGTCGACCACGGGCGGCGTGGCGTACAGCGTGCGCCGCTCGGACTACGCGCACGCCGCGGGGATCAGCGAGGAGGGGCTGCAGGACCGGATCAGCGGGTCGATCAGCGGCACCTTCGCCGCGGGCGCCTGCCCGTGAGCCCGCGCGCGAGGGCCCGCACCGGACGGATCGCCGCCGCGGCGCTGGCCCTGGCGGCGTGCGGCTCTCCCAGGCCCGAGGCGCCCGTCGAGGCCGCGAAGCCCGCGGCGCCCGCCGCCCCCGCGGTGGAGGGCGAGGCGCTCGCGCTTCCTTCCGGGCGGCGCGTGGTGGTGCTCGCGTCCGGGCCCACCCGCGACAGCCGCGGGACGAGCGCGCTGATGGTGCGCTACGCGACCGAGCTCAGCGTGGACGACACGGTGCCGCTGGCGCGCGAGGCCGCCGAGGTGTTCCAGACCTACCGCGGGCGGGCCGAGGGCGCGGGGCTCCGCGCCGTGGTGGCCAGCGCCTTCGAGATGCCCAGGGGAGGGAGCGCCCAGCAGGCACGGGGGTACAACTTCAGCTGGACGCGCGGCGGCGACGGGTTCTGGCACCGGCACTAGCCGCGCCGCGCGGCAGATCGACGGCCAGCAGAGCACCAACCGGGTCCGGGCACGCCGCGGACCCGGTTCCGTTCCGGGGATGGGAGCCGATATCTTGCCCTTCATGAGAGCACGATTCGCATTCGCGGCCGCCGCGCTGGCGGCCTTCGCCGCACGGCCGCTGCCCGCGCAGGACACGGCCGCCGTGGCGCCGCCGCAGCCGGGGAGCGGCGCGTGGAACACCGCGCGCGCGCTGGAGCTGGTGGGGCGCGCGCAGACCCGCCGCACGCAGTCGCTCAGCGACACGGGGATGGTGGACTACCAGGCCGACGCGCGCGGCTACATCTACTTCTACCTGGACCGGCGCGACATCGACGAGCGCACGCTGGTGAAGACCGACCAGGTGGCGCTGCAGGTGTTCTGGAAGGCGCCCAACCAGACGAAGCAGATCATCGTGGGCCTGCGCGACCGCAAGTCGCTGCCCACCAACATCCACTACCACCTGGACCACCTGGCCGTGGTGCAGGACAACTTCGGCGACCGCATCCGCATCGGCGACGGCGACGAGGTGAGCGACGTGCTGCACCCCGCCGCGCCCGGCGCCGAGCGCTTCTACGACTACCGCCTGTCGGACTCGCTCTCCATCCGCGTTCCCGGCTCGGGCGACCCGGTGCGCGTCTACCGCGTGGACGTGCGGCCCAAGGACTCGTCGCAGCACGCGCTGGTGGGCGCCGTGTACGTGGACCAGCGCGGCGGCGACATCGTGCGGATGGAGTTCACCTTCACCCGCAGCAGCTACGTGGACCGGGAGCTGGACTACATCAACATCTCCCTGGAAAACGGGCTGTGGAAGGGGCGCTTCTGGCTTCCCAACCGGCAGCAGGTGGAGATCCGGCGGCAGCTGCCGGAGCTGGGCTTTCCCGCGGGCGGGGTGATCCGCGGGACCATGACGGTGACCGGCTACCGCTTCAACCAGAACCTGCCGGACTGGCGCTTCGGCGGCCCGCGCGTGGTCTCCGTGGCCCCGTCGCAGGCGCGCAGCTTCGCCTTCGAGAAGCCGATCGACGCGGAGATGCACGAGCAGGGGATCGGCCCCGAGCGCGAGCTGGGCGAGGTGCGCCGCGAGGCCGCCGAGCTCATCCGCGAGCACGCGCTGAGCGGGCTGCCCACGACGCGCTTCGACATCCCCGCGGCGTCCACCGTCGCGCGCTACAACCGCGCGGAGGGGCTGGCCGTGGGCTTCGGCGTGCGCTCCGCCCCGCGCGAGCAGGTGGCCACGGAGCTGTACGGCGGCTGGGCGTTCGGGCCCATGCACCCGCTCGCCCGCGCCGACGCGACGCTGACGAAGCCGCGATTCCGCCTGGGCGGCTCGGCGTTCCTGAACCAGCCGCGCGACGTGGGCGTCGGCCCGGTGATCAGCGGGGCGATGAACACGCTGTCGTCGGCGCTGGCCGGGCGCGACTACTCGGACCTGTTCTACGCCAGCGGCGGAAGCCTCCAGCTGCAGCGGCGGGTCCTGGCCGGGTGGACGGGGACGTTCACCGGGCGGGTGGAGGACCAGCGCAGCGCGCGGCTGGAGACCTCCGTCAGCGCGGGCGGCGACTTCCGCCCCGTCTTCCCGATCGACGAGGGGATGATGTACGGTGGCGCCGTGGCGGTGACGCACGCGTCGCCTTCGGGCAAGGCGCTGGGGTGGACGATGACGCTGGGCGCGGACGGCGGGCACCTGGCCAGCGGCGGGGGATTCGACTTCGTGCGCCCCCGCATCGATCTCGGCGTCACGCGGCGATGGAGCCCGAACTCCGCGCGGCTGGACGTGGAGCTGAGCGCCGGCGCCGCCGCGGGGACGCTGCCGCGGCAGGCGCTGTACCTGATCGGCGGGCGGGGGACGGTGCCCGGCTACGCCTTCCGCGCGTACGGCGGCGACCGCTTCGCCACGCTGCGCATCACCGCCGCCGCAGACCTGTGGTCGCCGTGGATCCGCGGGCGGCTGCTGGGCGCCGCCGGCTGGGCGGACGCCGGGGGACCGGGCGGCGCCGCGCTCACCGCGTGGGGCGCGCAGCCGCTGGACCGGCCCATCTTCAGCGCGGGCGCCGGCGTCGGCATCTTCTACGACATCCTGCGCGTGGATGTCGCCCGCGGCCTGAGCAGCGGCGGCCACTGGGAGCTGATCATCGAGGCGAACCCGAGCTTCTGGGATTTTCTGTAGAAGCGAGGAGCCAAGTGCTGAGTGCTGAGTGCTGAGTCACGCAACGATCGGCGGAACCCCGCACAGGACGTCATCCTGAGGGAGCGTCGCACCGCAACCTGCGGCCACGCTGAACGCGAACGCGACCGAAGGATCCATAGCCGCGGCCGCACGTCCGTTCGCCTTTCGCGCTGATGCCGGGCTGCGCAGATCGGCGCGATCCCGCAGCGCACGTGCGGCGACTGGTTATAGATCCTTCGGCCTGCCGTCATTCGTGTGGACGCAACGACGGTGTGGCCGGCCTCAGGATGACGTCTCTGTGCACTTCACTGGAGTGCGCCACGAGGGTGCCGCGCGAGTCCGCGAAGGCGCCCGCGAAGGCGGACTTTGTGCTGTTGTTGCCGCGAATTCATTCGCCTTCCGAGAAAGCAAGCCTGCGCCGGGGGAGATGCTCCTCCCGGCGCATTCTGCTTTCTTGCGCGGGGATGTAGTTTGTGCGGCGGGGATGCGGGACGAAGGGACTCCGTCCGGGGAGGGGGCGATGCTGGAGAGCACCGTGGGCGAAGCGCTGGTGCCTTGGGAGAGCTTCTACGTGATCACGGGCGCGGCGGCCTCGGCGCTGACCGGGCTGCAGTTCGTGGTGGTGACGCTGATCAGCGACGGCAATCCGCGGACGGCGGAGGACGGGCCCAACGTCACCTCCGACTCGATCACCGCCTTCGGCACGCCCACCGTGGTGCACTTCGCGGCCGCGCTCCTCTTCTCCGCGCTGATCGCCGCGCCGTGGCGGTCGCTGGGCCCGCTGCGCACCACGCTGCTGCTGGCCGGGGGCGGCGGCTTCGTGTACGCCGCCATCACCCTGCTCCGCGCGCGGCGCCAAGCGGCGTACCGGCCGGTGCTGGAGGACTGGATCTGGCACGTAGTCCTCCCGCTCGTCGCGTACGGCGGCGCCATCGCCTGCGCGGCGCTGCTGGAGCGCGACATCGGCGACGCGCTGTTCATCGTGGGCGGAGTGACGCTTCTCCTGCTGTTCATCGGCATCCACAACGCGTGGGACACGGTGGCCTACCTCGCCGCCCAGCGCGTGGAGCGGCACCGGGGCGCGCAGCCCGCGGACGTGCGTCCGACCCCCGCCGCCGTGAACAAGTCCCGCCGCCGGCGCCGCTGACGGTCACTGACGGATCGGGACGATGACGGCGCCGGGTAGATGTCTCGCCCCGGCGCCGTCCTGCGTCCGCCCGCGGTGGATGGTATCTTCGGGCGCACTTTCGCACTTTCGCACTCTCGCACTCTCGCACCGTGGTCATCGACGCCTTCCACCTCCCCGGCCTCCCGCACGTCCCCACGACCACCTGGTCGTACGGGCGGGGGAAGGGCGCATTCGAGATCCGCGTGCCGCGGCTTACGCCCGCGCTGCTGCGCCAGCAGGTGCGCGCGCTGGGCGAGGCGCGCGAGCGGGCGCTGGCCGGGCGGCCGGTGGCGGAGATCGTCGCCGTGATCGACCGGGTGGCCGCGCGGCTGCTGGACCCCGCGGACGAGCTGCGGCGGACGGCGGAGGGCGCGCTCCCGGCCATCACCCACTACTCGCCCGCGATGGTGGGCCGGGTGCTGGACCGGATGGCGGCGGACTGGCGCGCGGCCCCGCTCCGCGAGCTGCTGCGCTCCGAGCTGGGCGATCCGCGCGTGCTGGACGGCTTCCGCCCGGCGCCGCGCGGCCACGGCAGGCGGATGGCGATGGGGCCGCGCCTGGCCGCCCACGTCTTCAGCGGCAACGTGCCGGGCGTGGCGGTCACCTCCATCGTCCGCTCGCTGCTGGTGAAGGCGGCCACGCTGGGGAAGACGGCCGTCGGCGAGCCCCTTCTCCCCGCCCTCTTCGCCCGCGCCGTCGCGGAGGAGGACGCGGAGCTGGGCGCCTGCATCGCCGTCACCTACTGGCACGGCGGCGACGAGGAGCTGGAGCGCGCCGCGCTGGAGCACGCCGACGCGGTGATCGTCTACGGCGGCCGCGACGCGGTGACGGCCATCCGCGCGAAAGCGCCGGCCGAGGCGCGGTTCCTGGCGTACGGTCCCAGGCTCTCCTTCGGCATCGTCGCCCGGGGCCGGCTCACGGCGGAGCACGCGGGGGACGTGGCGCGCGCGGCGGCGCTGGACGCATCGACGTTCGACCAGCAGGGATGCGTCTCTCCGCACGTCTTCTACGCGGAAGAAGGGGGAGATGTGAGCCCGCGGGCTTGGGCGGCGATGCTGGCGCGGGAGATGGAATCCGTCGAGCGCGACCTGCCGCGCGGCACCCTGTCGCCCAGCGAGGCATCGGCCATCCGCCAGCTCCGCGGCCACGCCGAGTTCGCGGCCGGCCTCGATCTCCACGCGTCGGCCGAGGGGACGGCGTGGACGGTGGTCTACGATCCCGAGCCGGCGTTCGAGGCCTCGTGCCTGAACCGCGTCGTCCGCGTGAAGCCCGTCGCCGCGCTGGAGGAGATCCCCCCGCTCGTAGCCGCCTACGCGGAGGTGCTGCAAACCGTCGGCGTCGCCGCGTCAGCCGAGGAGGCGGGGGATCTCGCCGCCGCGCTCGGGCGGCTGGGGGCGAGCCGGATCGCGCCGCTCGGGAAGATGGCGTGGCCGCCGCCCTGGTGGCATCACGACGGGCGCCCGCCGCTGCGCTCGCTCGTCCGCTGGTGCGACTGGGAGGAGTGAGGGCGGCGGTCGGCTCGAATCCGAGGCACCGCGCCCTCTCCGGCCGGCCGAGGCCGTCCACCTCTCCCGTACCGGGAGAGGTAGCCCGAACGCATCACCGGGGGCTTCGAAGCGCCGGTGTCGCCAAGCCAACTGAGTCCCGTGGGAGAAGCAGTTTTCGCCCGCGAAATCCGTCCTCGACACACCCTCTGCATGCGCGTGTAACCCCTCAGCCGGAAACGATTTCCGTGGCACGGGCGTTGCTCCCGGAATGGGTACCTGCACCCTGACGCGAACGCGAACCCGGCGGCCCTGCGATGTCCCTTCATCTGTTCAGCACTCCCGTACAGTGCACCCACTGCGGCACCACGGTCGAGGACCCCACCGTGGAGCGGTGCCCCAACTGCCACGCGCTGCTCAAGGAGCGGCGCGCGCCGCGGCGCCTGGCCGGGGTGGAGCAGCGCTACGGCAGCTTCCGGATGCTGCTGGGGGTGATGCGCTTCCTGGGCATCATCGTGCTGCTGATCGGCGGGCTGGTCTTCTTCTCCGGGCTGGGCGACAGCCGCGCCAGCGCCTCGCAGAACACCGCGCTGCTGGTGGGAGCGATCGTCATCACCGTGGTCCTCTTCGCCGCGGCCGGGCTGTTCGAGCTGCTGATCGACGTGGAGGAGAACACCCGCTCGTCGTTCCGCCTGCAGCAGATGATCCTGGAGGAGATCGCCGAGGCCGGCGCCGCGTCGCGGCCCGTGGCCGACACCGTTTCGGACGCCACGCTCGTGGCCGCGCCGGCGCCGCCCCCCGCGGTGGCGGCACCCGCGCCCGCACCGGCCGCGGCGGCCGACGGCACTCCGCGCCCGGCCGTGGCCTGACGCGCCCGCGCACCCGAACCGAACTGGAGACGTACCCATGAAGTTCAGCAGTACCACCCTGGCGGCTTCCGCGCTCGTCCTCGCCGCGGCGGGGGGCGGGATGGCCGTCTACGGCACCCGCGCCACCGCCATCTCCGACGCCGCCCGCATGCGCGCCGCCGAGGCCGTGGCCGCCGAGGCGCCCGCGCCGGGGGGGATCCGCACCATCCCCGCGGCCGCGTCGACCGCCGCCGACGGGCCGCTGCAGGCGCAGGCGCAGGCCATCGTGGGCAACGGCGAGGGGTGGAGCCTCATGGCGTACTCCATCGACCGGCAGCAGACGCTGTTCGCCATCAACGCCGACCAGGTGCGCATCCCCGCGTCGAACAACAAGGTGTACAGCACCATCTGGGCGCTCACCATGCTGGGCCCCGGCCACCGCTTTCCCACCGACGTGCTGGTCACCGGCCCGGTGGAGGGCGGGGTGCTGAAGGGCGACGTGGTGCTGCGCGGCTCGGGCGACCCGGCGTTCGGCTACCCGGAGTACGACCGCGACGTGATGAAGACGCCGCGGATCATGGCGCAGGCGCTGAAGGCGAAGGGGATCACCCGCATCGACGGCTCCATCGTGGGCGACGCGACCATCGACGACGGGAAGCACCACGGGCCCAGCTGGCCCAACGACACCGGCAACGGCGCCGCGCAGTACGCGCCCACGGTGAGCGGCCTTCCCTTCAGCCGCAACATGCTGTGGGTGCAGATCGAGGGCGGCGCCATCCGCACCACGCCGCAGCTCACCGAGATCCCGGTGGTGTGGACCAGCCGCGGCGGGCGGGCCATGGCGGCGCGCAAGCCCGACAACGACACCATCATCGTGCGCGGCGCGGCGGGCGGGCGCGGCAACCGCTACGGCGTGGGCGCCAACGAGCCGGCGCTGCTGGCCCCGGCGGCGCTCCGGCAGGCGCTGCAGGAGGCGGGCGTCACCGTGTCCGGCCCCGTGCGGCTGGGGAAGACGCCCGAGAGCGCCAGGCTGGTGCACCGCCACTACTCCATCACCCTGGGCGAGATGATCCCCCAGGCCAACCGCCACTCCGACAACTTCTTCGCCGAGCACTTCTGGAAGGCGGCGGTCGCGAAGTCCACCGGCGAGGGGAGCTACGCCAAGGGCGGCCCGGCGTCGGCCAACTTCTACCACCAGCACGCGGGCATTCCCTTCGGGCAGCTCTTCCAGGCCGACGGCTCGGGGCTCTCGGCCGACAACCGGACGAGCGCCTACGCCCTGGTCAGCGCGCTGAACTGGGCCGACCAGCAGCGGTGGTCGAAGCTGTTCCACGAGTCGCTCCCCGTGGCCGGCCAGCCGGACGGCACGCTGAACCGCCTGTTCGTGGGCACGCCGGCCGCCGGGAACCTGCACGCCAAGACGGGCTACATCCGCGGCGTGCGCTCGCTCTCGGGGTACGTGAAGACGGCGGGCGGCGAGCGGGTGGTGTTCTCGATGCTCTACAACGGCCGCAACACCTCGGGCGCGCGCGGCATCCAGCAGAACCTGGGCGTGCTCCTGGCCAGCTACACGCGGTAGGCCGCGTCTCCCATCGGGTTGGGGAGATGACGAAAGATCGGGGGAGAAGACGGAAGGCTCGTCTTCTCCCCCGATCTGTGATGCCCCGGAAGATGGAGATCTGTCGTCTCGCGCCGCGCCGGGGCGCCGCGTACGTTTGTCGCGCGGCTGGATGCCACCCACACGCGACGACGGAGCGGATGCGATGAACGACGACCTGCGCTTTCCGGTCGGCCGGTACGAGCTGATGGATTCCATCACCCGCCAGCAGCGCGACGAGTGGGTCGCGCAGGTGGCCGACGCGCCCGCGCGCCTCCGCGCCGCCGTCCAGGGGCTGGGCGAGGCGCAGCTCGACACGCCCTACCGCGACGGCGGGTGGACGGTGCGGCAGGTGGTGCACCACGTCCCCGACAGCCACATGAACGCGTACGTCCGGATGAAGCTGGCGCTGACGGAAGATTCGCCCGCCATCAAGACGTACGAGGAAGCCGAGTGGGCCAGGCTGCCGGACGCCGAGCTCCCCGCCGACGTTTCGCTGACGCTGCTGGAGACGCTGCACCAGCGCTGGATCGCCGTCCTCCGCGGGCTGGACGAGACGCAGTGGAAGCGCACCTTCCGCCACCCCGAGTGGGGCGACGTGACGATCGAGAACGCGCTCGGCCTGTACGCCTGGCACGGCCGCCACCACGTGGCCCACATCACCAGCCTCCGCCAGCGCGAGGGCTGGTAGGGCGGTCGGAAGATGGCGAGGGCGGGAAGGAGGAGAGGATCACACCACGCCGCCCTCCCCTTGATGACGTCATCCTGAGGCCGACCACACCGCAACTCACGTTCGCGCTGAGACTTGCAGGCCGAAGGATCGATCCATAGCCGGCCTCGCACGTCAGCGGGAAGTGAGGCACGGATACCGGCTTGGAGGATCGATCGTGCAGTCCGGAAGCGCACGTGCGACCTCGCGCGATCCTTCGGCCTGCAATCGCTCTTGCAGAGGCAAGGACGGTGTGGCCGGCCTCAGGATGACGTCATCTCCATGCGTCTGTTATGCACAGCTGATTTCAGATCTGGTACGAGGCCTGTCCGCACGGAGATCGACTTGGCCACCACCGACGCGAGCGAGCTGAAGCAGCGCCTGCTGTCCGTTATCGCCCGGGGCGCGCACGCGCCGCTGGACGAGGCGGAGTTCGACGCGCTCGCCCTCGGCGTGTTCGCGCACCAGTACGCGTGCAACGCCCCGTACCGCGCCTTCTGCGACCGCCGCGGCGCCACGCCCGAGACGGTGCGCGGCTGGGCCGAGGTCCCCGCCGTCCCCACCGACGCGTTCAAGGCGACCGCGCTCGTCTGCGGCGACCCGTCCTCCGCCGCGGCGACCTTCCGCACCAGCGGCACCACGCAGGGAAGCGAGCGCCGCGGCACGCACATCGTCCCCGATCTCGCCCTGTACGACGCGGCCCTGCGGGCGGGCTTCTCCGCGCACCTGCTGCCCGACGGCGCGCGTCCGCGCATCCTCTCGCTCGTCCCCTCCCCCGCCGATCTGCCGGATTCGTCGCTCTCGCACATGATCGGCGAGGTGATGCGCGATTTCGCGGCGCCGGGGAGCGATGGGTTCGTCACCCCCGACGGCGGCATCGCGGGCGACCGCCTGCGCGACGCCCTCCGCGCCGCCGAGGCCGACGGCGCACCCGTCTGCATCCCCGGGACGGCGTTCGCGTTCGTGCACTGGCTCGACGCGCTCGCGGCCGCCGGCGATCAGTTCCATCTCCCCGAAGGCTCGCGGGTTATGGACACCGGCGGCTTCAAGGGCCGCTCGCGCGAGGTCACCCGCGAGGAGCTGTACGCCGCGATCGAGGACCGGCTCGGCATCGCCCCCGCGTGGTGCGTGAACGAGTACGGGATGACTGAGATGAGCTCGCAGTTCTACGACGGCG belongs to Longimicrobium sp. and includes:
- a CDS encoding acyl-CoA reductase — encoded protein: MVIDAFHLPGLPHVPTTTWSYGRGKGAFEIRVPRLTPALLRQQVRALGEARERALAGRPVAEIVAVIDRVAARLLDPADELRRTAEGALPAITHYSPAMVGRVLDRMAADWRAAPLRELLRSELGDPRVLDGFRPAPRGHGRRMAMGPRLAAHVFSGNVPGVAVTSIVRSLLVKAATLGKTAVGEPLLPALFARAVAEEDAELGACIAVTYWHGGDEELERAALEHADAVIVYGGRDAVTAIRAKAPAEARFLAYGPRLSFGIVARGRLTAEHAGDVARAAALDASTFDQQGCVSPHVFYAEEGGDVSPRAWAAMLAREMESVERDLPRGTLSPSEASAIRQLRGHAEFAAGLDLHASAEGTAWTVVYDPEPAFEASCLNRVVRVKPVAALEEIPPLVAAYAEVLQTVGVAASAEEAGDLAAALGRLGASRIAPLGKMAWPPPWWHHDGRPPLRSLVRWCDWEE
- a CDS encoding YfiT family bacillithiol transferase, with translation MNDDLRFPVGRYELMDSITRQQRDEWVAQVADAPARLRAAVQGLGEAQLDTPYRDGGWTVRQVVHHVPDSHMNAYVRMKLALTEDSPAIKTYEEAEWARLPDAELPADVSLTLLETLHQRWIAVLRGLDETQWKRTFRHPEWGDVTIENALGLYAWHGRHHVAHITSLRQREGW
- the dacB gene encoding D-alanyl-D-alanine carboxypeptidase/D-alanyl-D-alanine endopeptidase, encoding MKFSSTTLAASALVLAAAGGGMAVYGTRATAISDAARMRAAEAVAAEAPAPGGIRTIPAAASTAADGPLQAQAQAIVGNGEGWSLMAYSIDRQQTLFAINADQVRIPASNNKVYSTIWALTMLGPGHRFPTDVLVTGPVEGGVLKGDVVLRGSGDPAFGYPEYDRDVMKTPRIMAQALKAKGITRIDGSIVGDATIDDGKHHGPSWPNDTGNGAAQYAPTVSGLPFSRNMLWVQIEGGAIRTTPQLTEIPVVWTSRGGRAMAARKPDNDTIIVRGAAGGRGNRYGVGANEPALLAPAALRQALQEAGVTVSGPVRLGKTPESARLVHRHYSITLGEMIPQANRHSDNFFAEHFWKAAVAKSTGEGSYAKGGPASANFYHQHAGIPFGQLFQADGSGLSADNRTSAYALVSALNWADQQRWSKLFHESLPVAGQPDGTLNRLFVGTPAAGNLHAKTGYIRGVRSLSGYVKTAGGERVVFSMLYNGRNTSGARGIQQNLGVLLASYTR